CCCAAACAGTAAGCAGGGAGTATCGGATGTACGTCGGAAGGTTCGTCTGCGTGGGAAAAACGGGCGGAAAGCTGTGGGCTGGATACCGGGTATCCTCACGGTCGTTCCCTAACCGGCATGCCGTGCGTATAAACGATAACACCGTGGCGATCATGCCGAAGGATATTAAAGACCTCGAGAAGAGCCCGTACATCTCGTATAACTGCGTCCGGATAGAGAACGGCGCGGCCGTCATCGCCAACGGCTCCCATACCGACCCCATAATCGAGAAAATATCGACGGGCTATCCGGCACGCGATGCCCTTGCTTTGAGCTTACTGGCGATGGACTACGAGAGGGATACGCTCGATACGCCACGGATCGCGGCGGCCCTTTCGAACGGTTTTGCTTATCTGGGCATCGTCACGAGGGACGGCATCAACGTCAGCGACTTTCCGCTGCTTGAGAACGAGTGCTTCATGGTGGCCACCTACGAGAAGACGGTCTTCTCGCGGCTGACGGTCGAGGCATCGTCCGCGGAGGACGTGGCGAAGAAGATGTTCGAGCTCACCTTCGAGAAGGCCGTGTGCTCCGCCGGAGTATTCCAGTCGGACGGCGGGTTCGAAGTGGGCATCTACAACGGGCCTTAAACGGCCCTTATTTTTTATCACGCATAATACATATTTATATTTTTAAATAAATATTATAAACGAGTCCGATGCAAGAGAACTTTCCAGGGCCATATCACGAGAGATCCTGCTCCCTTCTTTTCCGTAACGCCGCGATGATGGATAGCTCCGACAGCATGGATACCGCCCTGGGAAGGCTCGCAGCCAATATGGCAGAGCTCGCGGGGTCCGATTCCTGCCTTGTCCTGTTAAGGAGCCTGGAGGATGAATGGAAAGTCGCCGCCGCGTACGGCCAGGGCCTACAGGCGCAGAGCATCGAATTATCCGGCGCCGCCCTCGCGGCCATCGAAAGAAAGGAGGCTGCCGCAGTAAAAGCCGGCGACCTGGGGGTCCGTGACTTTGAAGGCACTGCTTTTCTCTGCGTTCCGCTGGTCTCCTACAGCCGGCCGGCCGGGCTGGCCGTGCTCTTCTCTAAAGGAAGGCGCCTGGAATTTTCTCCGGACACGAAAAAGCTTCTCGCCATGATGGGCATCCAGGGAGCCCACGCAATCGACGAGTTCACCTACCGCGACGAGCTTCAGAAGCGCAGCGACGAGCTTCGCCGGGTCTACGAGATCCAGCGCCGGATCACCCAGAGCATCGACCTGGATGAGGCGACGGCAAGCATCGTCGAGAATGCGCCCTATATCACCCGGCTCGAATACTGTTTGATATACCTCCTGGACCCGAACGAGCGCAATATCGTATCCGTAAAGGCTCC
Above is a genomic segment from Methanocella sp. containing:
- a CDS encoding IMP cyclohydrolase, with amino-acid sequence MYVGRFVCVGKTGGKLWAGYRVSSRSFPNRHAVRINDNTVAIMPKDIKDLEKSPYISYNCVRIENGAAVIANGSHTDPIIEKISTGYPARDALALSLLAMDYERDTLDTPRIAAALSNGFAYLGIVTRDGINVSDFPLLENECFMVATYEKTVFSRLTVEASSAEDVAKKMFELTFEKAVCSAGVFQSDGGFEVGIYNGP